A DNA window from Setaria viridis chromosome 2, Setaria_viridis_v4.0, whole genome shotgun sequence contains the following coding sequences:
- the LOC140221895 gene encoding LOW QUALITY PROTEIN: uncharacterized protein (The sequence of the model RefSeq protein was modified relative to this genomic sequence to represent the inferred CDS: deleted 2 bases in 1 codon; substituted 1 base at 1 genomic stop codon) → MFGVHTIIGLPRTALAVRDDDGEWNDWDYPALLGPDAKMLESSPNTNPVLHGGLLYVLFDDGKLAVYDESRHRDDGYFEILDKPTAFGLQCEDRXLFESDEGELMAVLFGRRGAPVHVVKLNEQEMEWEEVETLRGRALFTGTLTTLMRKTKVKWMKNKVFFPRLYEWPETVQVDIVSRDGELAFVPTSGVGITPVAKDGKSIWSHELGSKESAEFWDTERVDYSIWVDFNK, encoded by the exons ATGTTCGGCGTCCACACGATTATTGGCCTGCCCCGAACCGCCCTCGCCGtcagggacgacgacggcgagtgGAACGACTGGGACTACCCGGCACTGCTCGGCCCCGACGCCAAGATGCTCGAATCGTCGCCGAACACCAACCCGGTCCTCCATGGCGGCTTGCTGTACGTGTTGTTCGATGACGGGAAACTGGCTGTGTACGACGAGTCCAGGCACCGCGACGATGGGTATTTTGAGATCCTTGACAAGCCCACGGCCTTCGGTTTACAGTGTGAAGACAGATAACTGTTCGAGTCTGACGAAGGCGAACTCATGGCCGTCCTCTTTGGCCGGCGTGGGGCGCCGGTGCACGTCGTCAAGCTCAACGAGCAAGAGATGGAgtgggaggaggtggagacCCTCAGAGGGCGAGCCTTGTTCACCGGCACGCTCACCACGTTGATGAGGAAGACCAAGGTCAAGTGGATGAAAAACAAGGTCTTCTTCCCGAGACTCTATGAGTGGCCCGAGACTGTCCAAGTTGACATTGTT TcgcgcgacggcgagctggCTTTCGTACCAACGTCTGGGGTGGGCATAACGCCGGTGGCCAAAGATGGCAAGAGCATTTGGTCTCATGAACTAGGGTCTAAAGAATCAGCAGAGTTTTGGGATACAGAAAGGGTGGATTATAGTATTTGGGTTGATTTCAATAAATAA
- the LOC117845095 gene encoding ASC1-like protein 1, protein MAALVELFLGSTSAPVDWEAEAYPIYGDFAALPLLVAFFPAVRFLLDRLVFEVLARRLIFGKGYDKLAETDDSRKKINKFKESAWKFVYFLSGELLSLSVTYNEPWFKNTRYFWVGPGDQIWPDQKIKLKLKAVYMYAAGFYTYSIFALLFWETRRSDFGVSMSHHVATVVLIILSYIFRFARVGSVVLALHDASDIFLEIGKMAKYSSCEWLAVVAFLLFVASWILLRLIIFPFWILRSTSYEVLLTLDKEKHRFYGPIYYYVFNCLLFSLLVLHIYWWVLIWRMLVRQVQSKGRVGDDVRSDSEGEEEHED, encoded by the exons ATGGCGGCGCTCGTGGAGCTGTTCCTGGGCTCCACGTCGGCGCCGGTGGACTGGGAGGCAGAGGCGTACCCGATCTACGGGGACTTCGCCGCGCTTCCCTTGCTCGTCGCCTTCTTCCCCGCCGTCCGGTTCCTCCTCGACCGGCTCGTCTTCGAG GTATTAGCACGAAGGCTTATATTTGGAAAGGGATATGACAAGCTTGCTGAAACAGATGATAGTAGAAAGAAAATCAATAAATTTAAAGAATCAGCGTGGAagtttgtttattttctttctgGAGAGCTGCTTTCATTATCTGTAACATACAACGAACCATGGTTTAAGAACACCAGATACTTTTGGGTAGGGCCTGGTGATCAGATCTGGCCTGATCAAAAGATAAA ACTGAAGCTCAAAGCTGTCTACATGTATGCTGCTGGATTTTACACATATTCAATCTTTGCTCTTCTGTTCTGGGAAACAAGACGTTCAGATTTTGGAGTTTCAATGTCCCACCATGTAGCAACCGTTGTTCTGATTATTCTATCTTATATTTTCAG ATTTGCTCGTGTCGGCTCTGTTGTTTTAGCCCTTCATGATGCAAGCGATATATTCCTAGAGATTGGGAAGATGGCCAAGTACAGTAGCTGCGAGTGGCTAGCTGTTGTGGCATTTCTTCTTTTTGTGGCGTCGTGGATACTTCTTCGCCTCATTATTTTCCCTTTCTGGATTCTAAGAAGCACAAG cTATGAAGTACTGCTGACCCTGGACAAGGAGAAGCATCGATTTTACGGCCCCATATACTACTATGTTTTCAACTGCCTTCTGTTCTCACTCCTAGTTCTTCACATATATTGGTGGGTACTGATATGGCGGATGCTTGTTAGACAAGTTCAGTCAAAAGGGCGTGTTGGCGATGATGTTCGATCCG ATTCTGAAGGTGAAGAGGAGCATGAAGATTAA